The following coding sequences are from one Paenibacillus sp. JDR-2 window:
- a CDS encoding protein-glutamate methylesterase/protein-glutamine glutaminase, with protein sequence MAPYRVLVVDDSPFMRKIFSDLIVQDPQFTIVATACNGLEAIEAVKKWKPDAVTLDLEMPELNGLDALQRIMIEQPTPVIMLSGISEENTRETIKALQLGAFDFIRKPMGAFSNDIVRVGELLLEKLRIAVLTRRYSASVMDTDKKKASMKRDKPEQSQLVQPVKSLEERKNRKRGLLQPEQQAEARDASAPAFEKKTRASGGLRNPIKPLTDGGRPYEAAPIIPVAPVAAALEENREQKRYRQKTASDSFDQLIAIGTSTGGPRALHEVITSLPARLAAPVLVVQHMPPKFTKSLAQRLDSFSELEVVEASQGERLKAGVVYIAPGGHHMELAKDQSGYYVQLTQKPPCNGHRPSVDVLFESLTPFDELKRHAVIMTGMGSDGAKGMKALVDSGAESAIAESEQTCVVYGMPRSAIETGCVKTVLPLQQIAAELQHAVLKG encoded by the coding sequence ATGGCTCCTTATCGCGTGCTGGTCGTGGACGATTCGCCTTTCATGAGAAAAATATTCAGCGATCTAATCGTTCAAGACCCCCAATTTACGATTGTGGCAACCGCTTGTAATGGTCTTGAAGCCATTGAAGCCGTCAAGAAGTGGAAGCCCGATGCTGTAACCCTTGATCTTGAGATGCCCGAGCTTAACGGGCTCGATGCCCTGCAGCGGATCATGATCGAACAGCCGACACCTGTGATCATGTTATCCGGCATCAGCGAAGAGAACACGAGAGAAACCATTAAGGCACTGCAGTTAGGGGCTTTTGACTTTATCCGCAAGCCGATGGGCGCTTTCTCAAATGATATTGTCCGGGTCGGAGAGCTGTTGCTGGAGAAGCTCAGAATTGCGGTCTTGACTAGAAGGTATTCAGCCTCTGTTATGGACACGGATAAGAAGAAAGCTTCCATGAAACGGGACAAGCCCGAGCAGTCACAGCTTGTACAGCCCGTGAAATCGTTGGAAGAAAGGAAAAACCGAAAGCGTGGGCTTCTGCAGCCGGAACAGCAGGCAGAGGCAAGAGATGCATCTGCTCCGGCATTTGAGAAGAAAACCAGAGCATCCGGTGGCTTAAGAAATCCGATAAAGCCATTGACTGATGGCGGCAGACCTTATGAGGCAGCACCGATTATACCGGTTGCGCCAGTCGCAGCGGCACTGGAGGAAAACAGAGAACAGAAGCGGTATAGACAGAAGACAGCATCGGACAGCTTTGATCAATTAATTGCCATCGGAACTTCAACTGGCGGTCCACGCGCTTTGCATGAAGTGATCACTTCGCTTCCGGCCCGGTTGGCCGCGCCCGTATTGGTTGTCCAGCATATGCCTCCCAAGTTTACAAAATCGCTTGCCCAGCGTCTGGACAGCTTTAGTGAGCTTGAGGTTGTGGAGGCTTCACAGGGTGAGCGGTTGAAGGCCGGGGTTGTCTATATCGCCCCCGGCGGTCATCACATGGAACTGGCAAAGGACCAGAGCGGTTATTATGTCCAGCTTACCCAGAAGCCGCCGTGCAACGGACATCGTCCTTCGGTTGATGTTCTGTTCGAATCATTAACCCCATTTGACGAGCTGAAACGTCACGCCGTCATCATGACGGGAATGGGAAGCGACGGAGCCAAAGGGATGAAAGCTCTCGTCGACAGCGGCGCGGAATCGGCGATTGCCGAATCCGAACAGACCTGCGTCGTTTATGGAATGCCGCGCAGCGCAATAGAGACCGGCTGCGTGAAGACGGTACTGCCTCTGCAGCAGATTGCTGCCGAGCTGCAGCATGCGGTATTGAAAGGATAA
- a CDS encoding MinD/ParA family protein, translated as MNDQAEALRNMVKMRMGQETARPTRIVTITSGKGGVGKSNFSLNFAISLQRLGKKVLVFDADIGMANIDVLMGVSSSYHLYHLFKQDKTIWDIIQIGPSGVHFIAGGSGFQDLLDLTAEQLDWFSDQIGKLQGEYDFILFDTGAGLSKETVKFISAAEETFVVTTPEPTAITDAYALVKMVKSMGINASFKLIINRATDRREGIQTADKINLVARRFLHAELPTLGVILDDPNVTKAVKRQTPFTVAFPGSDASKGIDEIARRYLEMSIPEQTAAAGVRGFIHKMFRFNR; from the coding sequence ATGAATGATCAAGCAGAGGCGCTTCGCAACATGGTGAAGATGAGGATGGGTCAGGAGACTGCCCGTCCTACCCGCATCGTGACGATCACGAGCGGGAAGGGCGGAGTTGGCAAATCCAACTTCAGCCTGAACTTTGCTATTTCGCTGCAACGCTTGGGGAAAAAAGTGCTTGTATTTGACGCGGATATCGGCATGGCCAACATCGATGTTCTGATGGGGGTGAGCTCTTCCTATCACCTCTATCATCTGTTCAAGCAGGATAAAACCATATGGGATATTATCCAAATTGGACCTTCCGGCGTACATTTTATAGCAGGTGGTTCAGGGTTTCAGGATCTTCTTGACTTAACCGCGGAACAGCTGGACTGGTTCTCCGATCAGATCGGCAAGTTACAGGGGGAATATGATTTTATTCTCTTTGATACGGGAGCGGGCCTGTCGAAGGAAACCGTCAAGTTTATCTCGGCGGCGGAAGAAACCTTTGTTGTGACAACGCCGGAGCCAACAGCGATTACAGATGCATATGCTCTGGTAAAGATGGTCAAGTCGATGGGAATCAACGCATCCTTTAAGTTGATTATTAACCGCGCGACAGACCGCAGGGAAGGCATCCAGACTGCGGACAAAATTAATCTTGTAGCAAGAAGATTCCTTCATGCCGAACTTCCTACATTAGGCGTTATCCTGGATGATCCGAATGTCACGAAAGCCGTAAAGCGGCAAACGCCGTTTACCGTTGCTTTTCCCGGAAGCGACGCATCAAAGGGAATTGACGAAATTGCACGCCGATACTTGGAGATGTCCATTCCGGAGCAAACCGCTGCAGCTGGGGTAAGAGGATTCATACATAAGATGTTTAGGTTTAACCGGTAG
- the flhF gene encoding flagellar biosynthesis protein FlhF, with protein MRVKRYVVNALPEALPMIRSELGKDAVILNTKEVRIGGFMGMFRKKKMEVIAAIESGAAAPVAATQPKKAAAEVQRVVHAIQESKRQAATATAVLEPPPPTPVPAVQPTPPVVAASPPSQTINRINDDLLEEIRYIKQSLKQLSMQKPEIDRPLAIQSLYGRLVQQEVEPELIDRLIDAVNERIAGNKEMPTGAETWQTARELLLEWLDPYSHQSISESARIVHFVGPTGVGKTTTIAKLAAGQSIKFGRQIGLITSDTYRIAAVDQLRTYANILNVPMEVVFSPMDLPKAFKQLEDRELIYMDTAGRNFRNELHVSEVNSLLQSSQQSETVLVLSLTGKTKDMMAVADNFVKYGVRKVLFTKLDETSVYGSILNLALKNELQPVFVASGQTVPDDIAPFNAERYIDSLLGAPADE; from the coding sequence ATGAGAGTAAAACGTTATGTGGTGAATGCCTTGCCGGAAGCGTTGCCGATGATTCGGAGCGAGCTTGGCAAAGATGCGGTCATTCTGAATACAAAGGAAGTCCGGATCGGCGGTTTTATGGGGATGTTCCGGAAGAAAAAGATGGAAGTTATAGCTGCAATTGAGTCTGGGGCAGCCGCACCCGTTGCAGCAACCCAGCCGAAAAAAGCGGCAGCAGAGGTCCAGCGGGTTGTACATGCGATTCAAGAGTCGAAACGACAAGCTGCTACGGCAACGGCGGTTCTGGAACCTCCGCCTCCCACACCTGTGCCGGCCGTTCAGCCGACTCCGCCTGTTGTGGCGGCTTCGCCTCCGTCACAGACGATAAACCGGATAAACGATGATCTGTTAGAAGAGATCCGGTATATCAAGCAATCTCTGAAGCAGCTTTCGATGCAAAAGCCGGAGATTGACCGACCGCTTGCTATTCAATCCTTGTATGGACGTTTGGTCCAACAAGAAGTGGAGCCGGAACTGATCGACCGCTTAATAGACGCTGTTAACGAGAGAATAGCTGGAAACAAGGAAATGCCAACCGGGGCGGAAACCTGGCAGACCGCCCGGGAGCTGTTGTTGGAATGGCTGGATCCGTACAGTCACCAATCCATAAGCGAATCGGCAAGAATCGTTCATTTTGTTGGCCCTACAGGTGTGGGCAAGACGACTACAATCGCAAAGCTGGCAGCCGGACAATCGATCAAGTTCGGGCGGCAGATAGGTTTAATTACATCGGATACTTACAGAATTGCAGCGGTTGATCAGCTGCGAACGTATGCGAATATTCTGAATGTGCCAATGGAGGTTGTGTTCTCGCCGATGGATCTGCCAAAAGCCTTCAAGCAGCTGGAGGACCGTGAACTGATCTATATGGATACGGCGGGACGGAATTTCCGCAATGAGCTTCATGTATCCGAAGTGAACAGTCTCCTGCAGTCCAGCCAGCAGAGCGAGACCGTTTTGGTGCTGAGCTTAACCGGCAAAACCAAAGACATGATGGCGGTCGCGGACAATTTTGTGAAATATGGAGTCCGCAAGGTGCTGTTCACAAAGCTGGATGAAACTTCGGTGTACGGATCGATCTTGAACCTGGCCTTAAAGAATGAATTGCAGCCTGTGTTTGTTGCTAGCGGCCAGACCGTGCCTGATGATATTGCCCCATTTAATGCGGAGCGATATATTGATTCGCTGCTGGGGGCCCCTGCCGATGAATGA
- the flhA gene encoding flagellar biosynthesis protein FlhA, producing the protein MKVKDIAILAGIIGIVLMMVIPIPTLLLDILLILNISIALMILLIAMNTKEALDFSIFPAILLVTTLFRLALNVSTTRNILSHGHAGEVVQTFGSWVGGGQIAIGFVVFLILVVVQFIVITKGSERVAEVAARFTLDAMPGKQMSIDADLNAGLINEQQARERRSKIEREADFYGSMDGASKFVKGDAIASIIILLINLIGGFIIGMAIHGDSFSDALQTYSILTIGDGLVSQIPALLISTAAGLIVTRAASDGNFAQDVTTQLLKYPKLLYIVAGTITLLGVFTPIGILRTVPFAALLLFGAWRMQQSIAKQMHQEELMEEEQQIEEVRSPESVISLLQVDPIEFEFGYGLIPLADTQQGGDLLDRIIMIRRQCALELGLVVPVIRIRDNIQLRPNEYVIKIKGNIVARGELLLNHYLAMSPGFEDESVIGIETTEPAFGLPALWIDEAMKERAEISGYTVVDPPSVVATHLTEIIKRHAHELIGRQETKALVENVKESYPALIEELIPSILSIGDLQKVLAKLLREKVSIRDLVTIFESLADQAHYTKDPDILTEYARQALSRQITQQFTSTGNMLRVITVGPALEKKIAESVQQTDQGSYIALDPVATQQIYQKLNEQVSRQIQSGQHPVVLTSPTIRMYLRQIVERTMQDVPVLSYSELEPNIEVQSVGVVNL; encoded by the coding sequence ATGAAAGTGAAAGATATTGCTATCTTAGCTGGGATTATCGGCATCGTACTCATGATGGTCATCCCTATACCAACACTGCTGCTAGATATTTTGCTCATCCTGAACATTTCGATCGCGCTCATGATTCTGCTGATTGCGATGAATACGAAGGAAGCTCTCGATTTCTCTATCTTCCCTGCAATCCTGCTTGTTACGACCTTATTCCGGCTTGCGCTTAACGTCTCGACAACACGCAATATCTTGTCGCACGGCCACGCAGGCGAGGTTGTTCAGACGTTTGGATCCTGGGTAGGCGGAGGGCAAATTGCGATTGGCTTCGTCGTATTTCTCATCCTGGTCGTTGTACAGTTCATCGTTATTACGAAAGGTTCGGAGCGGGTAGCGGAAGTTGCAGCCAGATTTACGCTCGACGCGATGCCCGGCAAGCAAATGAGTATTGATGCCGACCTGAACGCGGGACTGATTAATGAACAGCAGGCGCGTGAGCGCCGCTCGAAAATCGAAAGAGAAGCGGACTTTTACGGCTCCATGGACGGTGCAAGTAAATTCGTCAAAGGCGATGCCATTGCTTCTATCATTATCTTGCTTATTAACCTCATTGGCGGTTTCATTATCGGGATGGCCATTCACGGGGACAGCTTTAGCGATGCTCTGCAAACCTACTCGATTCTTACGATTGGTGACGGTCTGGTCAGCCAGATTCCGGCCTTGCTAATCTCCACGGCAGCAGGCCTTATCGTAACCCGTGCCGCTTCGGACGGAAACTTCGCGCAGGACGTTACAACGCAGCTCCTTAAATACCCGAAGCTGCTCTATATCGTGGCAGGAACTATCACTTTGCTCGGCGTATTTACGCCAATCGGCATTCTGCGTACGGTTCCTTTTGCCGCCTTGCTCCTGTTTGGGGCCTGGAGGATGCAGCAATCCATTGCCAAGCAAATGCATCAGGAAGAGCTTATGGAGGAGGAGCAGCAAATCGAAGAGGTGCGCAGCCCCGAAAGTGTTATCAGCTTGCTGCAGGTTGATCCGATCGAATTCGAATTTGGCTATGGCCTTATTCCGCTGGCGGATACGCAGCAGGGAGGAGATCTGCTTGACCGGATTATTATGATACGCAGGCAATGCGCCCTGGAGCTTGGACTTGTGGTACCGGTCATCCGGATACGCGATAACATTCAGCTGAGGCCCAATGAGTATGTCATCAAGATCAAGGGGAATATCGTTGCACGCGGCGAATTGCTGCTTAACCATTATCTGGCGATGAGCCCAGGCTTTGAAGACGAGTCTGTTATCGGAATCGAAACAACGGAACCGGCGTTTGGACTTCCGGCGCTCTGGATTGATGAAGCAATGAAGGAGAGAGCGGAAATCTCCGGATATACCGTTGTAGATCCACCGTCCGTTGTGGCGACACATTTGACGGAAATTATTAAGCGACATGCGCATGAGCTGATTGGCCGTCAAGAGACTAAGGCTCTTGTAGAGAATGTGAAAGAGTCGTACCCGGCACTTATCGAAGAACTTATTCCTTCTATATTATCTATTGGCGATTTGCAAAAGGTACTGGCTAAGCTTCTGCGCGAAAAAGTGTCGATCCGCGATCTGGTTACGATCTTCGAATCGCTGGCGGATCAAGCCCATTATACGAAGGACCCGGATATTCTTACGGAATATGCCCGACAAGCGTTGTCGAGGCAGATTACGCAGCAGTTCACTTCAACGGGGAATATGCTGCGGGTTATCACCGTAGGTCCAGCGCTTGAGAAGAAAATCGCGGAGTCGGTTCAGCAGACTGACCAGGGTAGTTATATTGCGCTTGATCCTGTTGCAACGCAGCAAATCTATCAGAAGCTCAATGAGCAAGTGTCGCGCCAAATTCAATCCGGCCAACATCCCGTTGTACTGACTTCCCCTACCATTCGCATGTATCTCAGACAAATCGTTGAGCGGACCATGCAGGATGTACCGGTACTGTCGTATAGCGAGCTTGAGCCTAACATTGAAGTTCAAAGCGTAGGGGTGGTGAATTTATGA
- the flhB gene encoding flagellar biosynthesis protein FlhB: MRSYYLELDLQLFSQEKTEKATPKKTQEARKKGQIAKSNDLPSSMILLFTFATFAALGSYYKTRIMSVFQELFDNWLTMDVTTANIMPLFDKLAVDMLMFLAPIFAIVVIVAILGNVVQFGFLLTGESLKPKFSKLNPINGFKQIFSMRTVVEFLKSILKLLIIGILVYRAIWSDWDKILVLSSLSVQQIFSFTAGLTVKLGLETGAVLVILAFADYMYQRYEHAKSLRMSKQDIKDEYKKSEGDPLIKGKIRERQRRMAMQRMMQEVPKADVVITNPTHFAIALQYDASKMEAPLIIAKGMDHLALRIREVAKEHGVVMMENKPLARALYERADIGDSIPADLFQAVAEVLAAVYKMKGRVRSS; the protein is encoded by the coding sequence TTGAGATCTTACTACCTAGAGCTAGACTTGCAGCTGTTTAGTCAGGAAAAAACGGAAAAAGCGACACCTAAGAAAACGCAGGAAGCCCGCAAAAAAGGGCAGATTGCCAAATCCAACGATTTGCCAAGTTCCATGATTTTGCTCTTTACCTTTGCTACCTTTGCGGCTTTAGGCAGTTACTATAAAACGAGAATTATGAGCGTGTTCCAGGAGCTGTTTGATAACTGGCTGACGATGGATGTTACAACTGCCAACATCATGCCGCTGTTTGACAAGCTTGCGGTCGATATGCTGATGTTCTTGGCGCCGATTTTCGCCATCGTAGTAATCGTAGCGATTCTGGGAAACGTTGTGCAGTTCGGATTCCTACTTACGGGTGAATCGCTTAAGCCGAAGTTCTCCAAGCTGAATCCGATTAACGGGTTTAAGCAGATATTCTCTATGCGAACGGTAGTTGAGTTTCTGAAGAGCATATTAAAGCTCTTAATCATCGGCATCCTGGTCTATCGGGCGATTTGGAGCGATTGGGACAAGATTCTTGTTTTATCAAGTTTATCGGTCCAGCAAATCTTCTCCTTTACCGCCGGATTGACGGTCAAGCTGGGGCTAGAGACCGGAGCTGTTCTTGTAATACTGGCTTTCGCCGATTACATGTACCAGCGTTACGAGCATGCCAAAAGTTTGAGAATGTCTAAGCAGGACATCAAAGACGAATACAAAAAGTCGGAGGGCGATCCTCTTATCAAAGGTAAAATCCGTGAAAGGCAGCGCCGGATGGCGATGCAGCGGATGATGCAGGAGGTGCCTAAGGCCGACGTAGTTATTACGAACCCGACCCACTTTGCTATTGCCTTGCAGTATGATGCTTCCAAGATGGAGGCTCCGCTCATTATTGCAAAAGGGATGGATCACTTGGCGCTCCGCATACGTGAAGTTGCCAAGGAACACGGCGTTGTCATGATGGAAAATAAGCCGCTGGCCAGAGCGTTATACGAACGGGCCGATATCGGCGATTCAATACCTGCCGATTTGTTCCAAGCTGTGGCGGAAGTATTGGCGGCTGTCTATAAAATGAAAGGCCGGGTTCGATCATCATAA
- the fliR gene encoding flagellar biosynthetic protein FliR, translating to MDQIVEYFPIFLLIFCRMTSFFVVAPLFNMRGVPSTFKIGLGFFLSLIVFMTYGLKEQTVPMDAEYILYIFREVLIGLLMGYIVYLFMTVVQTAGALMDMQIGFAMSNVIDPMTGVSAPLLGNFKYMLLIMVFLAVNGHHYLLTGLMDSYKWMPLSNELFSRIYDGSITDFLSRAVGNAFLLAMQVAAPLVIAMFLTDVGLGFLAKTAPQYNVFVIGIPLKLLLGLGLLILVLPGISAIFERLFAIMFDNLEQLFGIVQQTESK from the coding sequence ATGGATCAGATCGTGGAGTACTTCCCTATTTTTTTGCTTATTTTTTGTCGAATGACATCGTTTTTCGTCGTAGCCCCGCTGTTTAACATGCGTGGAGTTCCAAGCACCTTCAAGATCGGACTTGGCTTTTTTCTCTCGCTTATTGTCTTTATGACCTATGGGTTGAAAGAGCAGACGGTACCGATGGATGCTGAATATATTCTGTACATATTCCGGGAAGTCCTGATTGGACTTCTGATGGGGTATATCGTTTATCTCTTTATGACGGTTGTGCAAACAGCCGGCGCACTGATGGACATGCAGATCGGATTCGCCATGTCAAACGTCATTGATCCGATGACGGGTGTCTCGGCTCCGCTGCTGGGCAACTTCAAATACATGCTGCTTATTATGGTGTTTCTGGCCGTTAACGGGCATCATTATCTGTTAACCGGATTGATGGACAGCTACAAATGGATGCCCTTGTCCAACGAACTGTTTAGCAGGATTTACGATGGCAGCATAACCGATTTCCTGTCACGGGCGGTAGGGAACGCATTCTTGCTGGCCATGCAGGTCGCAGCCCCGCTTGTCATTGCGATGTTTCTGACGGATGTAGGCCTTGGCTTCTTGGCAAAGACAGCTCCTCAATATAACGTGTTTGTTATCGGGATTCCGCTTAAGCTGTTGCTTGGACTTGGATTATTAATCCTGGTGCTTCCCGGTATATCCGCGATATTCGAAAGACTCTTTGCCATCATGTTTGACAACCTGGAGCAATTGTTCGGCATTGTGCAACAAACCGAAAGCAAATAA
- the fliQ gene encoding flagellar biosynthesis protein FliQ codes for MSADFIIGLAGQAISTVLKASAPMLVLALVVGLIISIFQATTQIQEQTLAFVPKIVAVFVSLIIFGPWILNVIVDFTYNLLNNLYKYIG; via the coding sequence ATGAGTGCTGATTTCATCATCGGATTGGCCGGACAAGCCATCAGTACTGTATTGAAAGCCAGCGCGCCGATGCTCGTTCTCGCTCTAGTCGTCGGATTAATCATCAGTATTTTTCAAGCGACTACCCAAATTCAAGAGCAGACGTTAGCTTTTGTGCCAAAAATCGTAGCGGTCTTTGTATCCCTGATTATATTCGGACCTTGGATTCTGAATGTAATCGTCGATTTCACTTACAATCTGCTGAACAACTTGTATAAATACATCGGATAG
- the fliP gene encoding flagellar type III secretion system pore protein FliP (The bacterial flagellar biogenesis protein FliP forms a type III secretion system (T3SS)-type pore required for flagellar assembly.), whose amino-acid sequence MLLQSHAFAADPLPNLDISIGDGSEEPGTSALSLLLLITVLSIAPAILVLMTSFTRIVIVLGFVRTSLGTQQMPPNQVLIGLAMFLTFFIMAPTFSQVNEVALQPYLKGEITQTVALEKAADPMKKFMISHTREKDLLLFLNYTKTEKPEKYQDIPITVLVPAYAISELKTAFQMGFMIFIPFLVIDMIVASTLMAMGMMMLPPVMISLPFKLLLFVLVDGWYLIVKSLLLSFNT is encoded by the coding sequence ATGCTGCTGCAATCGCATGCGTTTGCGGCCGATCCGCTGCCCAATCTCGATATCAGCATCGGTGATGGAAGCGAAGAGCCGGGAACAAGTGCCTTGTCGCTCCTGCTTCTAATAACGGTATTAAGCATTGCGCCGGCGATTCTGGTACTTATGACAAGCTTTACCCGAATTGTAATCGTACTTGGATTCGTTCGCACATCGCTTGGCACGCAGCAAATGCCGCCAAACCAGGTTCTGATCGGGCTTGCGATGTTCCTGACCTTTTTCATTATGGCTCCAACCTTCTCCCAGGTAAACGAAGTGGCATTGCAGCCTTATCTCAAAGGTGAAATTACGCAGACCGTGGCGTTGGAGAAAGCAGCGGATCCAATGAAAAAGTTCATGATCTCGCATACAAGGGAGAAAGATCTGCTTCTGTTCCTCAATTATACGAAGACGGAGAAGCCGGAGAAATATCAGGATATCCCGATTACCGTTCTGGTGCCTGCCTACGCGATAAGCGAACTGAAGACCGCATTCCAGATGGGCTTTATGATATTCATTCCGTTTCTCGTCATCGATATGATCGTCGCAAGCACGTTAATGGCGATGGGGATGATGATGCTGCCGCCCGTCATGATATCCCTGCCGTTTAAGCTTCTGTTGTTCGTGCTGGTGGACGGATGGTACCTGATCGTCAAATCATTGCTGTTAAGCTTCAACACGTAA
- a CDS encoding flagellar biosynthetic protein FliO — protein MTAVGVAVQPAFAAAAGSGNDESPMAGSYTGSVIWVIVSLFIVIGLIVLLIKFLSQRNRMWGTNRAVRSLGGVALGQNNSLQVVELSGRLYVVGVGENVTLLDKIDDEKQVQAILASLDRQSHAAGWSANTISDFLKRFRKEESRTGEDLTEEQWNMQQSSFQSLLNQNLSKQADRKEQLESLLKESKHDGDDNEK, from the coding sequence TTGACTGCGGTTGGCGTTGCTGTACAGCCCGCCTTCGCCGCGGCAGCGGGCAGCGGGAATGACGAGAGTCCAATGGCCGGCAGCTATACGGGCAGCGTGATCTGGGTCATTGTCTCTCTATTTATAGTTATCGGCTTAATTGTGTTACTTATTAAATTTTTGTCTCAGCGTAATCGCATGTGGGGAACTAACCGTGCGGTTCGCTCTCTCGGAGGGGTTGCGCTGGGGCAGAACAACTCGCTTCAGGTTGTTGAGCTGTCAGGACGGTTGTATGTGGTGGGTGTCGGAGAAAATGTGACGCTCCTCGATAAGATTGACGATGAGAAGCAGGTGCAGGCAATTCTTGCTTCACTGGACAGACAATCCCATGCAGCCGGATGGTCAGCAAACACAATCTCTGATTTTCTTAAGAGGTTCCGTAAAGAAGAGTCGCGAACGGGTGAGGACCTGACGGAAGAGCAGTGGAACATGCAGCAATCCTCCTTCCAAAGCTTGCTGAATCAAAACCTCAGTAAGCAGGCTGACCGCAAAGAGCAGCTGGAGTCGCTTCTGAAGGAATCCAAACATGATGGGGATGACAATGAAAAATAA
- a CDS encoding response regulator, whose amino-acid sequence MANRILIVDDAAFMRMMIRDILTKNGYEVVGEAQDGAQAVEKYKELKPDLITMDITMPEMDGISALKEIKKLDGNAKVIMCSAMGQQAMVIDAIQAGAKDFIVKPFQADRVIEAIKKTLG is encoded by the coding sequence ATGGCAAACCGCATTCTAATCGTAGACGACGCAGCATTCATGCGCATGATGATCCGAGACATTCTGACTAAAAACGGCTACGAGGTCGTCGGGGAAGCGCAAGACGGCGCACAGGCGGTAGAGAAGTACAAGGAGCTTAAGCCTGACCTGATTACGATGGACATTACGATGCCGGAGATGGATGGCATTTCCGCACTGAAAGAAATCAAAAAGCTCGACGGCAATGCAAAAGTTATTATGTGTTCCGCGATGGGCCAGCAAGCGATGGTTATCGACGCGATCCAAGCCGGCGCAAAAGACTTTATCGTTAAACCATTCCAAGCTGATCGCGTAATCGAAGCGATTAAGAAAACGCTTGGCTAA